A genomic segment from Necator americanus strain Aroian chromosome III, whole genome shotgun sequence encodes:
- a CDS encoding hypothetical protein (NECATOR_CHRIII.G10595.T1), with translation MDFFLVSERKISYVRVCVVEKAPEIGAHILSGAVIETKALDELFPNWKELGAPVYEKVTSESVALLTEKGRIPIPMFPGMPLYNHGNYIVRLGHLVRWLGEQAEAAGVEIWPGVAASEVLYNEDGSVKGIATNDVGIAKDGSPKEGFARGMELQGKCTIFAEGCRGHLTKQILKKFNLSTHPMSFGIGLKEMWQLDPAKHRPGYVEHTMGWPLARDQYGGSFIYHIIDEGLPLAAVGFVVALDYKNPHINPYKEFQRWKTHPSIRKHLEGGKRIGYGARALNEGGFQTIPKLVFPGGCLVGCTASLLNVAKLKGTHTGMKSGMVAAESIYPLLTEEAKCVTPTSYQKSMEESYVFKEMKATRNIRPSFNTSLGWVGGLLYSGLFYVLGRGKEPWTLHHGKPDHEKLMKKDECTPIEYPKPDNEVTFDLLTSVALTGTNHEENQPAHLTLKDDSVPEGVNLALYDGPEQRFCPAGVYEYVPREQNPSEMRLQINAQNCIHCKTCDIKDPTQNINWVTPEGGEGPKYSGM, from the exons ATGGATTTCTTCCTggtttctgaaagaaaaatttcatatgtTCGTGTTTGTGTTGTGGAGAAAGCTCCTGAGATTGGCGCCCATATACTCTCCGGTGCAGTCATTGAAACGAAGGCCCTTGACGAACTGTTTCCCAATTGGAAGGAATTGGGTGCCCCAGTTTACGAAAAAGTCACG TCCGAGTCAGTTGCTTTACTCACTGAAAAAGGGCGAATTCCCATCCCGATGTTTCCAGGAATGCCATTATATAATCATG gtAATTACATAGTTCGTCTTGGTCATCTTGTGCGATGGTTGGGAGAGCAAGCTGAGGCAGCTGGAGTTGAAATTTGGCCCGGAGTAGCcgcatctgag GTTCTATATAATGAAGATGGAAGCGTTAAAGGAATTGCAACGAATGATGTAGGAATCGCAAAGGATGGTTCTCCAAAG gaaggttTCGCAAGAGGTATGGAGTTGCAAGGAAAATGcacaatttttgcagaagGGTGCCGAGGTCATCTTACGAAACAG attttgaagaaattcaatttGAGCACTCACCCGATGTCATTTGGCATTGGTCTAAAGGAAATGTGGCAACTAGACCCAGCGAAGCACAGACCAGGTTATGTCGAACACACCATGGGATGGCCCTTA GCTAGAGATCAATACGGTGGTTCCTTCATCTACCACATAATTGACGAAGGACTTCCACTCGCTGCTGTTGGCTTTGTAGTGGCTCTGGACTACAAAAATCCTCACATCAATCCCTACAAG GAATTCCAACGTTGGAAAACTCATCCATCAATCCGCAAACATCTCGAAGGAGGCAAAAGAATCGGATACGGTGCAAGAGCACTCAATGAAGGAGGTTTCCAGACAATACCGAAACTGGTGTTTCCAG GTGGTTGTCTCGTGGGGTGCACTGCGAGTCTCCTTAACGTGGCAAAACTCAAAGGAACACACACCGGGATGAAGAGTGGAATGGTTGCTGCAGAGTCTATTTATCCTCTTCTCACTGAGGAAGCAAAAT GCGTTACTCCGACTTCTTATCAGAAATCAATGGAAGAAAGTTACGTTTTCAAGGAGATGAAAGCTACTCGGAATATCCGTCCTTCCTTCAATACCTCTCTTG GATGGGTAGGAGGATTGTTGTACTCGGGCTTGTTTTATGTGCTTGGTCGAGGAAAAGAACCGTGGACCCTTCATCATGGAAAACCTGATCACGAGAAATTGATGAAGAAGGACGAGTGCACG CCAATTGAATATCCAAAGCCAGATAATGAGGTCACTTTTGACTTGCTTACGTCCGTGGCTCTTACTGGAACTAATCACGAAGAAAATCAACCTGCTCACCTTACTCTGAAGGACGATAGTGTACCGGAAGGGGTAAATCTCGCTCTATATGATGGACCCGAGCAGAGGTTCTGCCCTGCCG GCGTCTATGAATATGTGCCGCGTGAACAAAACCCTTCCGAGATGCGCCTCCAAATCAATGCCCAAAACTGTATACATTGCAAGACATGTGACATAAAGGATCCAACCCAGAATATCAATTGGGTGACTCCCGAAGGAGGAGAAGGTCCAAAGTATTCCggaatgtga
- a CDS encoding hypothetical protein (NECATOR_CHRIII.G10595.T2) codes for MEDQPRSGRPSDIDNDTVRKPPKSGSGSKECEVKERDKMRISCTQFLKWSLPVKHVVNGRWTTTHYTIKDRSKDPRWKEIDMSRESDQYDVVIVGGGPSGMSAAIRLKQLAEKSGKVIETKALDELFPNWKELGAPVYEKVTSESVALLTEKGRIPIPMFPGMPLYNHGNYIVRLGHLVRWLGEQAEAAGVEIWPGVAASEVLYNEDGSVKGIATNDVGIAKDGSPKEGFARGMELQGKCTIFAEGCRGHLTKQILKKFNLSTHPMSFGIGLKEMWQLDPAKHRPGYVEHTMGWPLARDQYGGSFIYHIIDEGLPLAAVGFVVALDYKNPHINPYKEFQRWKTHPSIRKHLEGGKRIGYGARALNEGGFQTIPKLVFPGGCLVGCTASLLNVAKLKGTHTGMKSGMVAAESIYPLLTEEAKCVTPTSYQKSMEESYVFKEMKATRNIRPSFNTSLGWVGGLLYSGLFYVLGRGKEPWTLHHGKPDHEKLMKKDECTPIEYPKPDNEVTFDLLTSVALTGTNHEENQPAHLTLKDDSVPEGVNLALYDGPEQRFCPAGVYEYVPREQNPSEMRLQINAQNCIHCKTCDIKDPTQNINWVTPEGGEGPKYSGM; via the exons ATGGAAGATCAACCCCGTTCTGGACGGCCTTCTGACATTGATAACGATACTGTGA GAAAACCTCCGAAATCTGGAAGTGGCTCCAAAGAATGTGAAGTGAAAGAGCGGGACAAG ATGCGGATTTCCTGCACCCAATTCTTGAAATGGTCACTTCCGGTGAAACACGTTGTGAACGGACGGTGGACGACAACTCATTACACTATCAAG GATAGATCCAAGGATCCGCGATGGAAAGAAATCGACATGTCCAGAGAGAGCGACCAATACGATGTTGTGATCGTTGGTGGTGGCCCGAGCGGGATGTCAGCGGCAATAAGACTGAAACAGCTTGCAGAGAAGAGTGGAAAAG TCATTGAAACGAAGGCCCTTGACGAACTGTTTCCCAATTGGAAGGAATTGGGTGCCCCAGTTTACGAAAAAGTCACG TCCGAGTCAGTTGCTTTACTCACTGAAAAAGGGCGAATTCCCATCCCGATGTTTCCAGGAATGCCATTATATAATCATG gtAATTACATAGTTCGTCTTGGTCATCTTGTGCGATGGTTGGGAGAGCAAGCTGAGGCAGCTGGAGTTGAAATTTGGCCCGGAGTAGCcgcatctgag GTTCTATATAATGAAGATGGAAGCGTTAAAGGAATTGCAACGAATGATGTAGGAATCGCAAAGGATGGTTCTCCAAAG gaaggttTCGCAAGAGGTATGGAGTTGCAAGGAAAATGcacaatttttgcagaagGGTGCCGAGGTCATCTTACGAAACAG attttgaagaaattcaatttGAGCACTCACCCGATGTCATTTGGCATTGGTCTAAAGGAAATGTGGCAACTAGACCCAGCGAAGCACAGACCAGGTTATGTCGAACACACCATGGGATGGCCCTTA GCTAGAGATCAATACGGTGGTTCCTTCATCTACCACATAATTGACGAAGGACTTCCACTCGCTGCTGTTGGCTTTGTAGTGGCTCTGGACTACAAAAATCCTCACATCAATCCCTACAAG GAATTCCAACGTTGGAAAACTCATCCATCAATCCGCAAACATCTCGAAGGAGGCAAAAGAATCGGATACGGTGCAAGAGCACTCAATGAAGGAGGTTTCCAGACAATACCGAAACTGGTGTTTCCAG GTGGTTGTCTCGTGGGGTGCACTGCGAGTCTCCTTAACGTGGCAAAACTCAAAGGAACACACACCGGGATGAAGAGTGGAATGGTTGCTGCAGAGTCTATTTATCCTCTTCTCACTGAGGAAGCAAAAT GCGTTACTCCGACTTCTTATCAGAAATCAATGGAAGAAAGTTACGTTTTCAAGGAGATGAAAGCTACTCGGAATATCCGTCCTTCCTTCAATACCTCTCTTG GATGGGTAGGAGGATTGTTGTACTCGGGCTTGTTTTATGTGCTTGGTCGAGGAAAAGAACCGTGGACCCTTCATCATGGAAAACCTGATCACGAGAAATTGATGAAGAAGGACGAGTGCACG CCAATTGAATATCCAAAGCCAGATAATGAGGTCACTTTTGACTTGCTTACGTCCGTGGCTCTTACTGGAACTAATCACGAAGAAAATCAACCTGCTCACCTTACTCTGAAGGACGATAGTGTACCGGAAGGGGTAAATCTCGCTCTATATGATGGACCCGAGCAGAGGTTCTGCCCTGCCG GCGTCTATGAATATGTGCCGCGTGAACAAAACCCTTCCGAGATGCGCCTCCAAATCAATGCCCAAAACTGTATACATTGCAAGACATGTGACATAAAGGATCCAACCCAGAATATCAATTGGGTGACTCCCGAAGGAGGAGAAGGTCCAAAGTATTCCggaatgtga